The Endozoicomonas montiporae CL-33 genome contains a region encoding:
- a CDS encoding arylamine N-acetyltransferase family protein, with amino-acid sequence MDLNAFFKRIQFQGDVSINLQTLNALQTAFVHTVPFENLVIHLGQGINYESDAVFDKIVTRGLGGVCYENNTLFYDALMAMGFDAQLIASEMNPDPEKELSVFTHAAVLVTFSDGQYLVDVGNGRNFGGALAIDGSVNTFAEGYEYKIAPYDERHLGLFARDLNQGKGQKPGEWESPNADQPGGWIIRYAIQPALPAQTRSYFKDACDNIQNSPDSIFRQKRLATLPKACSRITFSDYFWIEKSDDGQRIDKDIPESEYLSVLKRDFGLNYSL; translated from the coding sequence ATGGATCTTAATGCTTTTTTCAAACGTATACAGTTTCAAGGTGACGTCAGTATTAATCTGCAAACCCTGAATGCATTGCAAACCGCTTTTGTGCATACCGTCCCTTTCGAGAATCTGGTAATACATCTTGGGCAGGGCATAAATTATGAATCCGATGCTGTATTCGACAAAATTGTTACTCGTGGTTTGGGAGGGGTGTGCTACGAAAACAATACCTTGTTTTATGATGCCCTGATGGCAATGGGATTTGATGCACAGTTGATTGCGTCAGAAATGAATCCTGATCCGGAAAAAGAATTGTCGGTGTTCACGCACGCTGCAGTACTCGTTACTTTTAGTGATGGGCAATATCTGGTTGATGTGGGTAATGGCAGAAACTTTGGTGGTGCTCTGGCTATTGATGGCTCAGTAAACACTTTCGCAGAAGGCTATGAGTACAAGATAGCGCCTTATGATGAGCGGCATCTGGGTTTGTTCGCTCGGGATCTTAATCAAGGCAAAGGTCAGAAGCCTGGTGAATGGGAAAGCCCGAATGCTGATCAGCCTGGTGGTTGGATAATCCGATATGCGATTCAGCCTGCTTTGCCAGCCCAAACCCGCAGCTATTTTAAGGATGCCTGCGACAACATTCAGAATTCACCGGATTCAATTTTTCGTCAGAAGCGTCTGGCGACTTTACCAAAAGCCTGTAGTCGTATAACGTTTTCCGATTACTTCTGGATTGAAAAAAGTGATGACGGGCAACGCATTGATAAGGACATTCCTGAATCGGAATATTTGTCTGTTCTAAAGCGTGATTTTGGGCTGAATTATTCGTTGTAA
- a CDS encoding AAA family ATPase — MIKELPARDSRVTLRYLTSPPPKKTLTDEQERAAYAEQVKREFDLPYKPPHESWSALIYFIVSQCSHSHTILAIDEVNWLARKSPTPIEHVLWEVWERECAHKANFMMILSGSLASWMEKNIIASEGFVGRISVNMVLRELPLNNVLELFGSAHKKLPKRDIIKLLCAFGGVPLYLNHIDPNLTAEDNLLKLAYKSTGAFNNEFNQMFNELFSNENKTYRAILEAVGNSASALTAREVAEKIEKHYTGRVNQALSDLCEVGFLKQEHTWNTRTTKSGRAAKFKIADNYTAFFFRSISKQNELAKRTGRETVPDNLASILGLQFENLVYNNTYFVLEKLRITDPIFVGGYFQNQTQRQKGCQIDLLIQTKHRLYVCECKMLAGKVQKSIIKDIKQKIARLTHDSSLAVCPVLIHANGVVNSVVEENYFNHIIDMSYALQP; from the coding sequence TTGATAAAAGAGCTGCCCGCCCGAGACTCCAGAGTCACCCTGCGCTATCTGACATCGCCTCCACCAAAAAAGACGTTGACTGATGAACAGGAGAGAGCTGCCTACGCTGAACAGGTAAAACGCGAGTTTGATCTGCCCTATAAACCACCCCATGAATCATGGTCTGCACTGATCTATTTTATAGTCAGCCAGTGTTCTCACTCCCATACCATTCTGGCAATTGATGAAGTGAACTGGTTAGCCAGAAAATCTCCGACACCCATTGAGCACGTTCTATGGGAAGTCTGGGAGCGCGAGTGCGCCCATAAAGCCAATTTTATGATGATCCTGTCCGGCTCTCTGGCTTCCTGGATGGAGAAAAACATCATCGCGAGTGAAGGCTTTGTAGGGCGTATCTCAGTCAATATGGTATTGCGCGAATTGCCGCTGAATAACGTGCTTGAATTGTTTGGTTCAGCGCACAAAAAGCTTCCAAAACGGGACATCATAAAGTTGCTCTGCGCTTTTGGTGGAGTCCCGCTATACCTCAATCATATTGACCCAAACCTGACGGCTGAGGATAACTTATTGAAGCTTGCCTATAAGAGCACAGGCGCTTTTAACAATGAGTTTAATCAGATGTTCAATGAGTTGTTTTCTAATGAAAATAAAACCTATCGCGCCATACTCGAAGCCGTCGGCAACAGTGCATCTGCGTTGACTGCGAGAGAAGTAGCAGAAAAAATTGAGAAACACTACACAGGTCGGGTAAATCAGGCATTGTCAGACTTATGCGAGGTAGGCTTTCTTAAACAAGAACACACTTGGAATACCCGAACGACAAAATCCGGACGAGCGGCAAAATTCAAGATCGCTGATAACTATACAGCGTTTTTCTTCCGCTCTATTTCAAAGCAGAATGAGTTAGCAAAAAGGACAGGGCGAGAAACCGTTCCAGATAATCTAGCCAGCATTTTAGGGCTACAGTTTGAGAATCTTGTTTACAACAACACTTACTTCGTTTTAGAGAAATTACGCATCACAGACCCCATATTTGTCGGTGGCTATTTCCAGAATCAAACCCAGCGTCAGAAAGGTTGCCAGATAGACTTACTGATTCAAACCAAACATCGTCTGTATGTTTGTGAATGCAAGATGCTGGCTGGCAAAGTTCAGAAAAGCATCATTAAAGATATTAAGCAAAAAATAGCAAGGCTAACCCACGATAGCAGTTTGGCAGTATGCCCAGTTCTCATCCATGCGAATGGCGTGGTGAACTCTGTTGTAGAAGAGAATTATTTCAACCACATTATCGATATGTCATATGCTCTTCAACCCTGA
- a CDS encoding MarC family protein, which yields MATPLIAGPSILATLILLGNQNPGEEVALITAVFGAWLVSAAILVCSNRIMKLLGNRGVFAIERLMGMILIMLSVQMLINGISSYIA from the coding sequence ACACCACTCATTGCCGGGCCATCCATTCTTGCCACACTGATCCTTTTGGGTAATCAGAATCCCGGTGAAGAAGTTGCCCTGATCACTGCCGTGTTTGGGGCATGGCTGGTGAGTGCAGCCATTCTGGTGTGTTCAAACCGTATTATGAAGCTGCTGGGTAATCGTGGCGTATTCGCCATTGAGCGTCTGATGGGTATGATCCTGATCATGCTGTCTGTGCAGATGCTGATTAATGGTATATCAAGCTACATCGCCTGA